One window of Candidatus Microthrix subdominans genomic DNA carries:
- a CDS encoding VWA domain-containing protein — translation MYADLVCQSDRDDGLSAGDLADLALIGGVGVHKESYKRSWVGRHVGSMVAREQFSSESPGGGGTPDVSTALIVDSSGSMGWNDPEDRRRDAARAFLAASDPTDEVAVIDFDGSSRVASPPVQVGSNRQALYDAIATIDSDGGTDLGAGLSEGCTTLDAARGSKRAALFFTDGDGSYNDEAACFASKGWKVYTFGLGTAVDETVLQEIAASTGGSYRSLDSALNLTCEFQQVRAVIGGGTAQGCTPTATIMPRQLISEAFDVTERLRQITFTNSWIGSDIEMRLTGPSGRQILRGNEDSDVTSDRGASYETVSVLWPEPGEWTVEFYGLDVPPEGEPFTFSTVELKDPNEPPVAAFEVTQGEPGTVMVDGSGSTDESEVVGYEFFFADGAVAEGPQATHSYEASGTYEIVLMAVDDDLGTSLARQTVQVEVPEDQTGTSGAPTTTTPPVVTDPNAPSSGDDPASSASTTDPVPTPAPTAAPKPVAPATRPGPAKNEVAAPSPLGTSSTPAATVGSKTQPNQTGGLAATGAQIRFISALAGMALVLGVTMLLTARRRRQNSAE, via the coding sequence ATGTATGCCGACCTTGTTTGCCAAAGCGACCGTGACGACGGCTTGTCGGCAGGCGACCTGGCCGACCTGGCACTCATAGGCGGTGTCGGGGTTCACAAGGAGAGCTATAAGCGGAGTTGGGTTGGACGACACGTCGGCTCGATGGTTGCCCGGGAGCAGTTCTCGTCGGAAAGTCCGGGTGGCGGGGGCACTCCGGACGTGTCTACCGCTCTGATCGTCGACTCGTCAGGATCGATGGGCTGGAACGACCCCGAAGATCGCAGACGCGACGCCGCACGGGCGTTTCTCGCTGCCTCCGACCCGACCGACGAGGTCGCCGTGATCGACTTCGATGGCTCCAGTCGCGTTGCTAGTCCTCCCGTACAAGTGGGATCGAACCGCCAAGCCTTGTATGACGCAATCGCGACGATCGATTCCGACGGGGGCACCGACCTTGGTGCGGGTCTCTCCGAGGGCTGCACCACTCTGGATGCGGCGCGTGGCTCCAAGCGGGCTGCCCTCTTCTTTACCGACGGTGACGGCTCCTACAACGACGAAGCTGCCTGCTTCGCGTCCAAGGGATGGAAGGTTTACACCTTCGGTTTGGGAACGGCGGTCGATGAAACGGTGCTCCAGGAGATAGCCGCTTCGACAGGCGGCTCATACCGCTCGTTGGACTCGGCTTTGAACCTGACCTGCGAATTCCAGCAGGTCCGAGCGGTTATTGGCGGTGGCACGGCTCAAGGGTGCACCCCTACCGCCACCATCATGCCTCGTCAGCTCATTTCTGAAGCCTTCGACGTGACGGAAAGGCTCCGCCAAATCACTTTCACCAATAGTTGGATCGGCAGTGATATCGAGATGCGGCTGACCGGGCCGTCGGGTAGGCAGATCCTCCGAGGAAACGAAGACTCGGACGTGACTTCTGACCGAGGTGCGTCCTACGAGACGGTGTCGGTGCTGTGGCCCGAGCCCGGCGAATGGACGGTTGAGTTCTACGGCCTTGACGTACCGCCCGAAGGAGAGCCGTTCACGTTCTCCACAGTGGAACTGAAGGATCCGAACGAGCCGCCGGTCGCCGCGTTTGAAGTGACACAGGGGGAGCCTGGAACCGTCATGGTTGATGGAAGCGGGTCGACCGATGAGTCTGAGGTGGTCGGCTACGAGTTCTTCTTTGCCGATGGCGCTGTCGCTGAAGGTCCACAAGCCACGCATAGCTACGAGGCTTCGGGCACCTACGAGATCGTGCTCATGGCGGTGGACGACGACCTCGGCACTTCGCTGGCGCGGCAGACCGTACAGGTTGAGGTACCCGAGGATCAGACCGGTACGTCCGGTGCGCCGACAACAACAACCCCGCCAGTTGTGACAGACCCGAACGCACCCTCTTCTGGCGATGATCCTGCTTCGTCAGCATCGACTACAGACCCGGTTCCCACGCCTGCGCCGACGGCCGCACCTAAACCAGTCGCTCCAGCGACGCGCCCCGGCCCAGCCAAGAATGAGGTCGCTGCTCCATCGCCACTTGGGACGTCGTCAACGCCGGCCGCAACAGTTGGCTCAAAGACTCAGCCGAATCAAACCGGGGGTCTCGCTGCCACAGGGGCACAGATCCGATTCATCTCGGCGCTCGCTGGGATGGCTTTAGTGCTCGGTGTAACCATGCTCCTGACCGCTCGGCGGAGGCGCCAAAATTCGGCCGA
- a CDS encoding cutinase family protein → MAGVLLTGLVIGLTGQTAPASAAEADPGAGEWALDRPCTNAIVLGARGSGQSLDDHFGLGAEVYGVYEGLAKALTPKGLTTSFLPVRYPAVPMEYWLGGDPNILDSVDQARTETRVWVAAIHTKCPTTRIVLAGYSQGAWAIKGGPGSYAVPTRRQLPPLCYLPDPTFDPGGGGRVLGFPEPGRGGIAGRSSPLTT, encoded by the coding sequence ATGGCAGGGGTCCTTCTGACAGGCCTCGTAATCGGCCTCACCGGGCAGACCGCTCCGGCGTCTGCGGCCGAAGCAGATCCCGGCGCGGGCGAGTGGGCTCTAGATCGGCCGTGTACGAACGCAATCGTTCTCGGGGCGCGCGGAAGCGGTCAAAGCCTTGACGATCACTTCGGACTAGGGGCAGAGGTCTACGGCGTCTACGAAGGGTTGGCGAAGGCGCTGACCCCAAAGGGCCTCACAACCTCGTTTCTGCCGGTCCGCTACCCAGCCGTGCCAATGGAATATTGGTTGGGGGGGGATCCCAACATCCTCGATTCAGTCGACCAGGCAAGGACGGAAACTCGGGTTTGGGTAGCCGCCATTCACACGAAATGCCCCACTACGCGCATCGTACTGGCCGGCTACTCCCAGGGTGCTTGGGCGATCAAGGGGGGGCCGGGTTCGTACGCGGTTCCGACAAGGAGGCAATTGCCGCCCTTGTGCTACTTGCCGGACCCAACCTTCGACCCAGGTGGCGGTGGTCGGGTGCTCGGATTTCCAGAACCAGGGCGTGGCGGCATCGCCGGCAGGTCTTCTCCCCTGACTACATAA
- a CDS encoding nucleotidyl transferase AbiEii/AbiGii toxin family protein: MTLEEQIAEKLARYRRTSLARDLYDLAWCAGRTFDEPLVRRIWVLKCFFDIVDDGLGDKPVAAADVLDAREESSFTAEQIGYLTKPVDVVGWVRSIRRRFGFLGNMDAEEAGWASANPGDRWHALQAVEVLG, translated from the coding sequence ATGACACTCGAGGAGCAGATCGCCGAGAAGCTGGCCAGGTACCGCCGAACCAGTCTTGCCCGCGATCTCTACGACCTCGCCTGGTGCGCTGGGCGAACATTCGATGAGCCCCTCGTGCGCCGGATCTGGGTACTGAAGTGCTTTTTCGACATTGTCGATGATGGGCTCGGCGACAAGCCCGTCGCTGCGGCAGATGTGCTCGATGCGCGCGAGGAATCGTCGTTCACCGCTGAGCAGATCGGCTACCTCACCAAACCGGTCGACGTGGTCGGGTGGGTTCGCTCTATACGCCGACGGTTCGGCTTTCTCGGCAACATGGATGCCGAGGAAGCGGGCTGGGCCTCTGCCAATCCCGGTGACCGGTGGCATGCGCTTCAGGCGGTTGAGGTACTCGGGTAG
- a CDS encoding nucleotidyl transferase AbiEii/AbiGii toxin family protein: MRITEGYLSQHFQGRSGGRDPALLDIAQDHALALLHQQGVFDLDVVLKGGTALRKCRAGNAGRFSTDLDFAVEDEATAALVLDTLDGAEIDGFGLLSRTEAAIDEPISWLTTPFGRPGIGAKIDLSTRGLWLPPVTAPLVPLPIHKRYDFDLPSTP; this comes from the coding sequence ATGAGGATCACCGAGGGCTACCTCTCCCAGCACTTCCAAGGTCGATCCGGCGGGCGCGATCCAGCACTGCTCGACATTGCTCAAGACCACGCTCTCGCTTTGCTCCACCAGCAAGGCGTGTTCGATCTCGATGTGGTGCTGAAAGGTGGGACCGCGCTGAGAAAGTGTCGGGCCGGGAATGCTGGCCGCTTCTCGACCGATCTGGACTTCGCCGTCGAGGACGAGGCAACGGCAGCGCTGGTACTCGACACGCTCGACGGTGCCGAGATCGACGGGTTTGGTTTGCTCTCCAGAACCGAGGCGGCAATCGACGAGCCGATCTCGTGGTTGACCACCCCGTTTGGTCGCCCGGGCATTGGCGCGAAGATCGACCTGTCGACTCGCGGGCTGTGGTTGCCGCCGGTCACAGCGCCACTCGTTCCGCTCCCGATTCACAAGCGTTACGACTTCGACCTACCGAGTACCCCGTAA